Proteins encoded together in one Ammospiza nelsoni isolate bAmmNel1 chromosome Z, bAmmNel1.pri, whole genome shotgun sequence window:
- the LOC132087079 gene encoding serine/threonine-protein kinase PAK 1-like produces MNTRRILVLKELSADGLHPERSLGFPLAGTQRANAHSTAKMIGQVCAAVCTIFSVVYSGYYLTQLTPECGVPAWEAEGKASCPVASAAACGQRTARPKYAVDSLAGKRQEEESSEALGPFSDLFVDLAAPSIPCCQCLTEKLNTWSMEVPEMREEQGLKTLRSIVSPGRPTGKYTAFEELGRGGFGAVYKALDTSSGQQVAIKIMSLEEEMSEELAANEILAMRDNRSPNIVTYLDSYLVDAELWLAMEFMDGGTLFDVLRAVYLEEGQIGVVCRECLQGLHFLHSRQVIHRDIKSCNVLVGTDGSVKLGDFGLCAQLSPEHSKRSSSVGTPSWMAPEVVRGEAYGPKVDIWSLGIMGLEMVEGEAPYQREARLRVFELLERNGPPKLQNPRHHSALLRDFLRCCLQADEDRRWSAQELLQVLESRVDYGYTNLEQLDRIQESPSRNTERITVLQAKMQEIRKRYRLLKAELAAIDRTKRLKKKKELERTCFSRGLP; encoded by the exons ATGAACACCAG gaggatcctTGTGCTCAAGGAGCTCTCAGCAGACGGCCTGCACCCCGAGAGGAGTCTTGGCTTTCCCTTGGCTGGCACTCAGCGTGCAAATgcgcacagcactgccaaaatgaTTGGGCAAGTCTGTGCCGCCGTTTGCACCATCTTTTCTGTTGTCTATTCTGGCTACTACCTGACCCAGCTGACTC CCGAGTGTGGAGTGCCGGCGTGggaggctgaaggaaaggcCAGCTGCCCGGTGGcatcagca gctgcctgtggtcagcGGACAGCGCGGCCCAAATACGCAGTTGACAGCCTTGCAGG gaaaagacaggaggaggaaagcagcgaGGCTCTCGGGCCCTTCTCTGATCTCTTTGTGGATTTGGCAGCCCCATCGATACCTTGTTGCCAGTGTCTtacagaaaagctgaacacGTGGAGCATGGAGGTG cccgagatgagggaggagcagggcctgaagaCACTGA ggagCATCGTGAGCCCGGGCCGGCCAACGGGCAAATACACGGCATTTGAGGAACTCGGGCGAGG agggtttggagctgtttataAAGCCCTTGACACCAGCAGCGGACAACAG GTGGCAATCAAGATCATGTCACTCGAGGAGGAGATGTccgaggagctggctgccaatgAAATCCTGGCCATGAGGGACAACAGGAGTCCCAATATCGTTACCTACTTAGACAG ctacctggtGGATGCGGAGCTCTGGCTGGCCATGGAGTTCATGGACGGCGGCACCTTGTTTgatgtgctgagggcagtgtacctggaggaaggacagatagGCGTTGTCTGTCGGGAG tgcctgcaaggactgcatttccttcattcccGCCAAGTCATCCACAGAGACATCAAAAGTTGCAACGTCCTGGTGGGCACGGACGGATCCGTCAAGTTGG gtgactttggcctctgtgctcagctcagccctgagcacagcaagcgCAGCTCCAGCGTCggcactcccagctggatggcaccggaggtggtgagaggagaagcctacggccccaaagtggacatctggtccctggggatcatggggctggaaatggtggAAGGGGAAGCTCCTTACCAGCGGGAAGCCCGTCTCCGG GTTTTTGAACTGCTAGAAAGGAACgggcccccaaaactgcagaaccCCAGGCACCACTCGGCTCTCCTGCGCGACTTCctccgctgctgcctgcaggcagatgaGGACAGGCGCTGgtctgcccaggagctcctacaggta TTGGAGAGTAGAGTGGACTATGGCTATACGAACCTTGAGCAGCTGGATCGTATTCAAGAATCTCCTTCCAGGAA CACCGAGCGCATAACAGTTCTCCAAGCAAAAATGCAGGAAATCCGGAAACGCTACCGGCTGCTGAAAGCTGAGTTGGCTGCCATTGACCGGACAAAGcgtttaaagaaaaaaaaagagctggaaa gaACCTGCTTCAGCAGAGGCCTCCCGTGA
- the LOC132087078 gene encoding serine/threonine-protein kinase PAK 1-like, which translates to MSLEEEMSEELAANEILAMRDNRSPNIVTYLDSYLVDAELWLAMEFMDGGTLFDVLRAVYLEEGQIGAVCRECLQGLHFLHSRQVIHRDIKSCNVLVSTDGSVKLGDFGLCAQLSPEHSKRSSSVGTPSWMAPEVVRGEAYGPKVDIWSLGIMGLEMVEGEAPYQREARLRVFELLERNGPPKLQNPRHHSALLRDFLRCCLQADEDRRWSAQELLQPGNPA; encoded by the exons ATGTCACTCGAAGAGGAGATGTccgaggagctggctgccaatgAAATCCTGGCCATGAGGGACAACAGGAGTCCCAATATCGTTACCTACTTAGACAG ctacctggtGGATGCGGAGCTCTGGCTGGCCATGGAGTTCATGGACGGCGGCACCTTGTTTgatgtgctgagggcagtgtacctggaggaaggacagatagGCGCTGTCTGTCGGGAG tgcctgcaaggactgcatttccttcattcccGCCAAGTCATCCACAGAGACATCAAAAGTTGCAACGTCCTGGTGAGCACGGACGGATCCGTCAAGTTGG gtgactttggcctctgtgctcagctcagccctgagcacagcaagcgCAGCTCCAGCGTCggcactcccagctggatggcaccggaggtggtgagaggagaagcctacggccccaaagtggacatctggtccctggggatcatggggctggaaatggtggAAGGGGAAGCTCCTTACCAGCGGGAAGCCCGTCTCCGG GTTTTTGAACTGCTAGAAAGGAACgggcccccaaaactgcagaaccCCAGGCACCACTCGGCTCTCCTGCGCGACTTCctccgctgctgcctgcaggcagatgaGGACAGGCGCTGgtctgcccaggagctcctacag CCAGGGAATCCTGCTTGA